In Notamacropus eugenii isolate mMacEug1 chromosome 1, mMacEug1.pri_v2, whole genome shotgun sequence, one genomic interval encodes:
- the LOC140518378 gene encoding olfactory receptor 2D2-like: protein MGQANKTWVTEFLLLGFTDDLQTQLLLFVAFLVVYLVTVLGNLLLISLVLTDSQLHTPMYFFLCNLSTADLCFSTTIVPQALVHMISRRKFISFMGCAAQLLFILLFGCTECALLAVMSYDRYLAICDPMHYPLIMTWKVCIQFALGCWVSGILVSMVDTAFTLRPPYQGENRIPHFFCEPPALLALASADTYSSQMAIFLMGVVILLAPVTLILVSYGCIIVTVVRMKTASGRLKAFSTCGSHLLVVLIFYGSAILSYMTPKTAKEQGKLVSVFYAVITPMLNPLIYSLKNKDVKRALRNAVIKGPPGRF from the coding sequence atgGGCCAAGCTAATAAGACCTGGGTAACAGAATTCCTCCTCCTTGGATTTACTGATGACCTTCAGACCCAGTTGCTACTCTTTGTAGCATTCCTGGTGGTCTACTTGGTTACTGTGCTTGGGAACCTGCTCCTCATCTCCCTGGTTCTGACTGACTCACAGCTTCATAcacccatgtactttttcctgtGCAACTTGTCTACAGCTGACCTCTGTTTCTCTACTACCATTGTTCCCCAAGCCCTAGTCCATATGATTTCCAGGAGAAAGTTCATTTCCTTCATGGGCTGTGCAGCTCAGCTTCTTTTCATCCTCCTTTTTGGATGTACAGAATGTGCATTGTTAGCTGTGATGTCCTATGACAGGTACTTAGCTATTTGTGACCCCATGCACTATCCTCTCATCATGACATGGAAGGTGTGTATCCAGTTTGCCTTAGGATGCTGGGTCAGTGGCATACTAGTGTCCATGGTGGATACAGCATTCACACTACGACCTCCATATCAGGGAGAAAATAGGATCCCTCATTTCTTTTGTGAGCCCCCAGCTCTCCTAGCCCTGGCATCTGCAGACACCTATAGCTCACAGATGGCCATTTTCCTCATGGGTGTGGTAATTCTTCTTGCACCTGTAACTTTGATCCTGGTGTCCTATGGATGTATCATAGTGACTGTTGTCAGGATGAAGACAGCCTCAGGGAGACTCAAAGCATTCTCCACCTGTGGCTCCCACCTTCTTGTTGTTCTCATTTTTTATGGGTCAGCCATACTTTCCTATATGACTCCCAAGACTGCTAAGGAACAAGGCAAGCTGGTGTCTGTGTTCTATGCAGTGATAACCCCCATGCTTAATCCCCTCATCTACAGTTTAAAGAATAAAGATGTGAAGAGGGCACTCAGAAATGCAGTTATTAAGGGACCACCAGGGAGATTCTGA
- the LOC140518383 gene encoding olfactory receptor 2D2-like: MSQTNQTRVTEFILLGLSEDPHTQLLLFVLVLGVYLVTVLGNLLLISLVLTDSSLHTPMYFFLCNLSTADLFFSTNIVPQALVHMLSERKVISFLGCAAQLFLFFIFGSTQCALLAVMSYDRYLAICDPMHYSLIMTGRLCGLLVLGCWTSGFLVSIVDTTFTLHLPYQGDNIIAHFFCEAPAILAVSSEDTHSTQMAIFLMGVMILLAPVTLILVSYGSIIVTVIRMKTTSGRLKAFSTCGSHLLVVILFYGSGIMTHMAPKSSKEQGKLVSVFYAVVNPMLNPLIYSLRNKDVKKALGNAVNRRKFCRHRPSQCS, encoded by the coding sequence ATGAGTCAAACAAACCAGACCAGAGTGACAGAATTCATCCTCCTGGGACTTTCAGAGGACCCTCACACTCAGCTACTGCTCTTTGTATTAGTGTTGGGGGTCTACTTGGTTACTGTTCTTGGAAACTTGCTCCTCATCTCTCTGGTTCTCACTGACTCCAGTCTCCATACACCCATGTACTTTTTTCTGTGCAATTTGTCCACAGCTGACCTCTTCTTCTCTACCAACATTGTTCCCCAAGCCCTAGTCCACATGCTGTCTGAGAGAAAGGTCATTTCCTTCTTAGGATGTGCAGCacagctttttctctttttcatttttggttctACCCAATGTGCTCTGTTAGCTGTGATGTCCTATGACCGTTATTTGGCAATCTGTGACCCCATGCATTACTCTCTCATCATGACAGGGAGGTTGTGTGGTCTCTTGGTCTTGGGATGCTGGACCAGTGGCTTTCTAGTTTCCATTGTAGATACTACATTCACACTACACCTACCATATCAAGGAGACAATATAATTGCTCATTTCTTTTGTGAGGCCCCAGCTATCTTGGCTGTATCATCTGAAGATACCCATAGCACACAGATGGCCATTTTCCTCATGGGAGTCATGATTCTTCTTGCTCCTGTGACCTTGATCCTTGTCTCCTATGGGTCTATCATAGTGACTGTCATCAGGATGAAGACAACCTCAGGGAGACTCAAAGCATTTTCCACCTGCGGCTCCCATCTTCTTGTGGTTATTCTTTTTTATGGATCAGGAATAATGACTCACATGGCACCCAAGTCTTCTAAGGAACAGGGAAAACTGGTGTCTGTGTTTTATGCTGTGGTAAACCCTATGCTTAACCCTCTTATATATAGCCTAAGGAACAAGGACGTGAAGAAAGCACTGGGGAATGCTGTCAACAGACGAAAATTTTGCAGACACAGACCTTCACAATGTAGTTGA